From Bacillus basilensis, a single genomic window includes:
- the alaS gene encoding alanine--tRNA ligase, whose protein sequence is MKQLTGAQIRQMFLDFFQEKGHAVEPSASLVPHEDPSLLWINSGVATLKKYFDGRVIPQNPRITNAQKSIRTNDIENVGKTARHHTFFEMLGNFSIGDYFKEEAITWAWEFLTSDKWIGFDKELLSVTIHPEDEEAFTIWNEKMGVPKERIIRLEENFWDIGEGPSGPNTEIFYDRGEAYGNDFSDPELYPGGENERYLEVWNLVFSQFNHNPDGSYTPLPKKNIDTGMGLERMTSIVQDVPTNFDTDLFMPMIGATETISGEKYRNGDLEKDMAFKVIADHIRTVTFAVGDGALPSNEGRGYVLRRLLRRAVRYSKKLNINRPFMFELVPVVGEVMKDFYPEVLEKKDFIAKVVKNEEERFHETLHDGEAILAEVIAKAKEEKTTVISGVDAFRLYDTYGFPIELTEEYAEEAGMTVDQEGFENEMEKQRERARAARQDVDSMQVQGGVLGEVKVASEFVGYGTVATESNVVALVKNGEYTDSLQAGEEGQLMIDVTPFYAESGGQIADRGYLLADGVKVLVKDVQKAPNGQNLHKVVVEEGTLTKDAAVKAIIDTKNRSSVVKNHTATHLLHQALKDVLGTHVNQAGSLVTSERLRFDFSHFGQVQADELEKIERIVNEKIWESIDVEISQKAIEEAKEMGAMALFGEKYGDVVRVVQVGDYSLELCGGCHVDNTASIGIFKIVAESGIGAGTRRIEAVTGKSAYELMNDQVGLLKEAAGKMKTNPKDILTRVDGLFAEVKQLQKENESLAAKLSNIEAGNLTDSVMTVDGVNVLAAKVNVADMNNLRTMMDDLKNKLESAVVVLASVNDDKVNILAGVTKDLISQGYHAGKLVKEVASRCGGGGGGRPDMAQAGGKNPAQVEEALAFVQEYVKSVSK, encoded by the coding sequence ATGAAACAACTAACAGGCGCACAAATTCGTCAAATGTTTTTAGACTTTTTCCAAGAAAAAGGACATGCAGTAGAACCTAGTGCATCACTAGTTCCACATGAGGATCCATCTCTTTTATGGATTAACAGTGGTGTAGCAACATTAAAAAAATATTTTGATGGACGCGTAATCCCGCAAAATCCACGTATTACAAATGCTCAAAAATCAATTCGTACAAACGATATTGAAAACGTAGGGAAAACAGCTCGTCACCATACATTCTTTGAAATGTTAGGGAACTTCTCAATCGGTGATTACTTTAAAGAAGAAGCAATTACTTGGGCTTGGGAATTCTTAACGAGTGACAAATGGATCGGATTCGATAAAGAATTATTATCAGTTACAATCCATCCAGAAGATGAAGAAGCATTCACAATTTGGAATGAGAAAATGGGTGTTCCAAAAGAGCGCATCATCCGTTTAGAAGAAAACTTCTGGGATATCGGTGAAGGACCAAGTGGACCGAATACGGAGATTTTCTATGACCGCGGAGAAGCTTACGGTAATGACTTTAGTGACCCAGAATTATATCCGGGCGGAGAAAACGAGCGTTACTTAGAAGTATGGAACCTTGTATTCTCTCAATTTAACCATAATCCAGACGGTTCATATACACCACTTCCTAAGAAAAACATCGATACAGGGATGGGTCTAGAGCGTATGACATCTATCGTTCAAGATGTGCCTACAAACTTTGACACAGACTTGTTCATGCCAATGATTGGTGCAACAGAAACAATCTCTGGTGAGAAGTATCGTAATGGTGACTTAGAAAAAGATATGGCGTTTAAAGTAATTGCTGACCATATCCGTACAGTAACATTCGCTGTTGGTGACGGTGCTCTTCCATCTAACGAAGGCCGTGGTTATGTATTACGTCGTTTATTACGCCGTGCTGTTCGTTACTCTAAGAAATTAAACATCAACCGTCCATTCATGTTTGAATTAGTACCGGTTGTTGGAGAAGTAATGAAAGACTTCTATCCAGAAGTACTTGAGAAGAAAGATTTCATCGCAAAAGTTGTGAAAAATGAAGAAGAGCGTTTCCACGAAACACTTCATGATGGTGAAGCAATTTTAGCTGAAGTTATCGCAAAAGCAAAAGAAGAAAAAACAACTGTTATTTCTGGAGTAGATGCGTTCCGTCTATATGACACATACGGTTTCCCAATTGAATTAACAGAAGAATATGCAGAAGAAGCTGGTATGACAGTTGATCAAGAAGGCTTTGAAAATGAAATGGAAAAACAACGTGAGCGTGCACGTGCTGCTCGTCAAGACGTTGATTCTATGCAAGTTCAAGGCGGCGTCCTTGGAGAAGTGAAAGTAGCGAGCGAATTCGTTGGTTACGGTACAGTTGCAACAGAAAGTAACGTTGTTGCACTTGTGAAAAATGGCGAATACACAGACAGCTTACAAGCTGGCGAAGAAGGACAATTGATGATTGATGTAACACCATTCTATGCTGAGAGCGGCGGACAAATTGCAGACCGTGGTTACCTTCTTGCTGATGGCGTGAAAGTTCTTGTAAAAGACGTACAAAAAGCACCAAACGGTCAAAACTTACACAAAGTTGTTGTGGAAGAAGGTACGTTAACGAAAGATGCGGCTGTGAAAGCTATTATCGATACGAAAAACCGTAGTAGCGTTGTGAAAAACCATACAGCAACTCACTTACTACACCAAGCATTAAAAGACGTTCTTGGAACGCATGTTAACCAAGCAGGTTCTCTTGTAACTTCTGAACGTTTACGCTTTGACTTCTCTCACTTCGGTCAAGTACAAGCTGACGAATTAGAAAAAATTGAGCGTATTGTAAACGAGAAAATTTGGGAAAGTATTGATGTTGAGATTTCACAAAAAGCAATCGAAGAAGCGAAAGAAATGGGCGCAATGGCATTATTTGGTGAAAAATACGGTGATGTTGTACGCGTTGTACAAGTTGGCGATTATAGCTTAGAGCTTTGCGGTGGTTGTCACGTTGATAACACAGCTTCTATCGGTATTTTCAAAATTGTTGCTGAGTCTGGTATCGGTGCAGGAACTCGTCGTATTGAGGCGGTAACTGGTAAGTCTGCTTATGAATTAATGAACGATCAAGTAGGTTTATTAAAAGAAGCAGCTGGAAAAATGAAAACAAATCCGAAAGATATTTTAACAAGAGTAGATGGTTTATTTGCTGAAGTAAAACAACTTCAAAAAGAAAACGAATCTCTTGCAGCGAAATTAAGCAATATCGAAGCTGGAAACTTAACTGATTCAGTAATGACAGTTGATGGCGTGAACGTATTAGCGGCAAAAGTAAATGTTGCAGATATGAACAACTTACGTACGATGATGGATGACCTGAAAAATAAATTAGAATCAGCAGTTGTCGTATTAGCGTCTGTAAATGATGATAAAGTAAACATCTTAGCTGGCGTAACGAAAGATTTAATTAGCCAAGGATACCATGCTGGTAAACTTGTGAAAGAAGTAGCTTCTCGTTGTGGCGGTGGCGGTGGTGGCCGTCCTGATATGGCACAAGCGGGCGGTAAAAACCCAGCGCAAGTTGAGGAAGCTTTAGCATTTGTACAAGAGTACGTTAAATCTGTTTCAAAATAA
- a CDS encoding IreB family regulatory phosphoprotein, which produces MDGFDKTMKFSIQDEKQSVHVNDVLLTVYDALQEKGYNPINQIVGYLLSGDPAYIPRHKDARSIIRKLERDELIEELVKSYLKHHREE; this is translated from the coding sequence ATGGACGGTTTTGATAAAACAATGAAGTTTAGCATTCAAGATGAAAAACAGAGTGTCCATGTAAATGATGTACTTTTAACTGTGTATGATGCACTTCAAGAAAAAGGCTATAATCCGATTAACCAAATCGTCGGTTATTTATTAAGTGGAGACCCAGCATACATACCTCGCCATAAAGATGCACGAAGCATCATTCGCAAGCTTGAACGTGATGAATTAATTGAAGAGCTTGTGAAGTCTTACTTGAAACATCATCGTGAGGAGTAG
- a CDS encoding PH domain-containing protein encodes MTTLLNKAKNMLTTDETILFYAACSLDIFIYRSVARPGLLILTNKRLFFYGPDVSKNPLFEEYSFTKISNLKEKKHLFGSQIVFMYDNEWKIIKHIQTNDVSSLVQQIHEQLSK; translated from the coding sequence ATGACAACCTTATTGAATAAAGCTAAAAATATGTTAACGACTGATGAAACGATATTATTTTACGCAGCATGTTCATTAGATATATTTATATATCGTTCCGTCGCAAGACCAGGGCTGTTAATTTTAACGAACAAACGACTCTTCTTTTATGGACCAGATGTAAGTAAGAACCCATTATTTGAGGAGTACTCTTTCACAAAAATTTCTAATCTAAAAGAGAAAAAACATCTTTTCGGCAGTCAAATTGTATTTATGTATGATAATGAATGGAAAATAATAAAACATATTCAAACAAATGATGTCAGCTCTCTCGTTCAACAAATACACGAACAGCTCTCTAAATAA